One genomic region from Rosa rugosa chromosome 1, drRosRugo1.1, whole genome shotgun sequence encodes:
- the LOC133733364 gene encoding uridylate kinase PUMPKIN, chloroplastic isoform X1 yields the protein MAISISSSCFVPLLSLNTVSSPSSFPFSLSCVRPQSRRNQRLVVSCSSSETDSGSDSLNGNGRHSQMSSMTPFGVTMNEAGLSRPPYKWRRVLLKVSGEALAGDHTQNIDPKVTMEIAREVASVTRLGIEVAIVVGGGNIFRGASWAGSSGLDRSSADYIGMLATVMNSIFLQATMESIGIPTRVQTAFRMSEVAEPYIRRRAVRHLEKGRVVIFAAGTGNPFFTTDTAAALRGAEINAEVVLKATNVDGVYDEDPRCNPNACLLDTLTYQEVTSKDLSVMDMTAITLCQENKIPVVVFNLNKPGNISKAIKGEKVGTLIGAAWNSTVAPRT from the exons aTGGCAATCTCAATCTCCTCCTCCTGCTTTGTTCCTCTTCTATCTCTGAACACTGTCTCCTCTCCTTCTTCGTTTCCATTTTCTCTGAGTTGTGTGAGGCCTCAGAGCCGGAGAAATCAGCGCTTGGTGGTTAGCTGCTCGTCTTCTGAAACCGACTCCGGCTCTGACTCACTCAATGGAAATGGAAG ACATTCCCAAATGTCTTCTATGACTCCTTTTGGGGTGACAATGAATGAAGCTGGGTTGTCCAGACCACCTTATAAATGGCGAAGGGTCTTGCTTAAAGTAAGCGGAGAAGCACTTGCCGGAGATCACACACAGAATATTGACCCGAAG GtaacaatggaaattgcaaggGAAGTTGCATCTGTGACTCGCCTTGGCATTGAG GTTGCCATTGTTGTTGGTGGGGGAAATATATTCCGTGGAGCATCCTGGGCTGGAAGTAGTGGTCTTGACCGTTCATCTGCTGATTACATCGG GATGTTGGCTACTGTAATGAATTCAATATTTCTCCAAGCCACAATGGAGAGTATTGGTATCCCGACTCGAGTGCAGACTGCATTTCGGATGTCTGAGGTTGCAGAACCTTATATACGTCGAAGGGCTGTGAGGCATCTGGAAAAGGGCAGGGTAGTGATCTTTGCAGCAGGAACTGGAAATCCATTCTTTACAACAGATACTGCTGCAGCACTTCGTGGTGCAGAAA TCAATGCAGAGGTGGTGCTGAAAGCTACAAATGTTGATGGAGTTTATGATGAGGATCCTAGGTGTAACCCAAATGCCTGTCTTCTTGATACTCTTACATATCAGGAGGTGACATCAAAAGATCTTTCAGTGATGGACATGACTGCTATTACTTTATGCCAGGAGAACAAAATTCCTG TTGTTGTGTTCAATCTAAACAAACCAGGTAACATCTCAAAAGCCATAAAGGGGGAGAAGGTTGGCACGTTAATTGGGGCAGCATGGAATTCCACAGTGGCGCCAAGAACATGA
- the LOC133733364 gene encoding uridylate kinase PUMPKIN, chloroplastic isoform X2, whose translation MAISISSSCFVPLLSLNTVSSPSSFPFSLSCVRPQSRRNQRLVVSCSSSETDSGSDSLNGNGRHSQMSSMTPFGVTMNEAGLSRPPYKWRRVLLKVSGEALAGDHTQNIDPKVTMEIAREVASVTRLGIEVAIVVGGGNIFRGASWAGSSGLDRSSADYIGMLATVMNSIFLQATMESIGIPTRVQTAFRMSEVAEPYIRRRAVRHLEKGRVVIFAAGTGNPFFTTDTAAALRGAEKVVLKATNVDGVYDEDPRCNPNACLLDTLTYQEVTSKDLSVMDMTAITLCQENKIPVVVFNLNKPGNISKAIKGEKVGTLIGAAWNSTVAPRT comes from the exons aTGGCAATCTCAATCTCCTCCTCCTGCTTTGTTCCTCTTCTATCTCTGAACACTGTCTCCTCTCCTTCTTCGTTTCCATTTTCTCTGAGTTGTGTGAGGCCTCAGAGCCGGAGAAATCAGCGCTTGGTGGTTAGCTGCTCGTCTTCTGAAACCGACTCCGGCTCTGACTCACTCAATGGAAATGGAAG ACATTCCCAAATGTCTTCTATGACTCCTTTTGGGGTGACAATGAATGAAGCTGGGTTGTCCAGACCACCTTATAAATGGCGAAGGGTCTTGCTTAAAGTAAGCGGAGAAGCACTTGCCGGAGATCACACACAGAATATTGACCCGAAG GtaacaatggaaattgcaaggGAAGTTGCATCTGTGACTCGCCTTGGCATTGAG GTTGCCATTGTTGTTGGTGGGGGAAATATATTCCGTGGAGCATCCTGGGCTGGAAGTAGTGGTCTTGACCGTTCATCTGCTGATTACATCGG GATGTTGGCTACTGTAATGAATTCAATATTTCTCCAAGCCACAATGGAGAGTATTGGTATCCCGACTCGAGTGCAGACTGCATTTCGGATGTCTGAGGTTGCAGAACCTTATATACGTCGAAGGGCTGTGAGGCATCTGGAAAAGGGCAGGGTAGTGATCTTTGCAGCAGGAACTGGAAATCCATTCTTTACAACAGATACTGCTGCAGCACTTCGTGGTGCAGAAA AGGTGGTGCTGAAAGCTACAAATGTTGATGGAGTTTATGATGAGGATCCTAGGTGTAACCCAAATGCCTGTCTTCTTGATACTCTTACATATCAGGAGGTGACATCAAAAGATCTTTCAGTGATGGACATGACTGCTATTACTTTATGCCAGGAGAACAAAATTCCTG TTGTTGTGTTCAATCTAAACAAACCAGGTAACATCTCAAAAGCCATAAAGGGGGAGAAGGTTGGCACGTTAATTGGGGCAGCATGGAATTCCACAGTGGCGCCAAGAACATGA
- the LOC133724537 gene encoding protein MKS1 produces the protein MNPPPQRPTTPKKELQIQGPRPSPLRLSKDSVKIKKPPPHPHLRQNPPQQQFQQHQEPVVIYTVSPKVIHTSVNEFMSLVQRLTGPSSSPPGDLSPAARLASIEKTSPSSDHKHFPPVNSTTTTFAIDDDDFMDSILEGIDLMGQFPGILSPAPATMPPIPAGFFSPAAEDPQNFNWQGANNINSGFNSFMPSPSSNSALFSAPLVSPSPSSWDLFNSFLGF, from the coding sequence ATGAACCCGCCACCGCAGCGGCCCACAACCCCCAAAAAGGAGCTCCAAATCCAAGGCCCCCGCCCCTCCCCTCTCAGACTCAGCAAAGACTCCGTCAAAATCAAGAAGCCGCCTCCCCACCCCCACCTCCGCCAAAACCCACCTCAACAACAGTTCCAGCAGCACCAGGAGCCGGTGGTCATCTACACCGTCTCCCCCAAAGTGATTCACACCTCCGTCAACGAGTTCATGTCCCTCGTCCAACGCCTCACCGGCCCTTCCTCCTCTCCCCCCGGCGACCTCTCCCCCGCCGCCCGCCTCGCCTCCATCGAGAAAACCAGCCCCTCTTCCGATCACAAGCACTTCCCGCCCGTAAATTCCACCACAACCACCTTCGCCATTGACGACGACGACTTTATGGATAGTATTCTGGAGGGTATTGACTTGATGGGTCAGTTCCCGGGGATTCTGTCGCCGGCGCCGGCCACCATGCCGCCGATCCCAGCTGGGTTCTTCTCTCCGGCCGCCGAAGACCCGCAAAACTTCAACTGGCAAGGCGCCAACAACATCAACAGCGGCTTCAATAGTTTCATGCCGAGCCCTTCCTCGAATTCGGCTCTGTTTTCGGCTCCTCTGGTTTCTCCGAGCCCTTCTTCGTGGGACCTCTTCAACAGTTTCTTAGGCTTCTAG
- the LOC133724536 gene encoding probable Histone-lysine N-methyltransferase ATXR5 gives MAPATASSAASPAQRLIRFNRRTSAPRRHRSPPQSPPPKKFKPLSEVMDRARFSVAERADYSDVRCEQCGSGDRADELLLCDKCDRGFHMKCLRPIVAILPIGSWLCPKCSGHRRVRSFSQKKIIDFFRIQKCSDEKDKCASSQDARKRRRRSGSLVLQKRRRRLLPFIPSEDPAQRLKQMGSLASALTALHMEFSDDLTYMPGMAPRSANHSKFEDGGMQILSKEDTETLEHCRAMCKRGECPPLTVVFDACEGFTVEADEQIKDLTFIAEYTGDVDYIKHRENDDCDSMMTLLLALNPSKSLVICPDKRGNIARFINGINNHSLEGKKKQNCKCVRYSVNDECRVLLVATRDIAKGERLYYDYNGYEHEYPTENFV, from the exons ATGGCTCCAGCCACCGCATCCTCGGCGGCGAGTCCAGCTCAGCGCCTCATCCGCTTCAACCGCCGCACCTCCGCCCCGCGCCGCCACCGGTCGCCGCCCCAGTCCCCCCCGCCGAAGAAGTTCAAGCCGCTCTCCGAGGTGATGGATAGGGCGCGATTCTCCGTGGCGGAGAGAGCCGATTACAGCGACGTCAGGTGCGAGCAATGTGGCTCCGGCGACCGAGCTGATGAGCTGCTCCTCTGCGACAAATGCGATAGGGGCTTCCACATGAAATGCCTCCGGCCGATCGTCGCCATTCTCCCGATTGGGTCCTGGCTCTGCCCTAAGTGCTCCGGACACAGAAGAGTAAGAA GTTTTTCGCAGAAGAAGATCATCGATTTCTTTCGGATTCAGAAATGTAGCGATGAGAAAGACAAATGTGCTTCTTCTCAAG ATGCTCGAAAGCGCCGGAGACGTTCAGGATCATTAGTTTTGCAGAAGAGAAGAAGACGACTATTGCCATTTATTCCATCAGAGGATCCTGCTCAAAGGCTAAAACAAATGGGTTCCCTTGCTTCTGCGTTAACAGCATTGCACATGGAATTCAGTGATGATCTCACTTACATGCCTGGCATGGCTCCTAGATCTGCAAATCATTCCAAGTTTGAAGATGGTGGAATGCAG ATTCTTTCCAAAGAAGATACTGAGACATTGGAACACTGCAGAGCCATGTGTAAAAGAGGAGAATGCCCTCCTCTTACAGTTGTTTTCGATGCATGTGAAGG TTTTACAGTAGAGGCTGATGAGCAGATTAAGGATCTCACTTTTATTGCTGAGTATACGGGTGATGTCGATTACATTAAGCATCGGGAGAATGACGACTGTGACAGCATGATGACCCTTCTGTTAGCACTCAATCCATCTAAGAGTCTTGTCATCTGTCCTGATAAACGTGGAAACATTGCTCGATTTATCAATGGAATCAACAACCATTCTCT GGAGGGTAAGAAGAAGCAGAATTGTAAATGTGTGAGATACAGTGTCAACGATGAATGCCGGGTCTTATTGGTTGCTACTCGTGATATTGCTAAAGGAGAGAGGTTATATTATGATTATAATGGATATGAGCATGAATACCCTACTGAAAATTTTGTCTAA